In bacterium, a single window of DNA contains:
- a CDS encoding DUF11 domain-containing protein, with protein sequence MIDYATKHAEVPVMIRHALVPVFLVSLLVFCCFGYCDGTRLDLLQGWSDFEAADIVTRWDSSYTGTSAYDYVTTWPGYSIPTANDTVAIGWERTSSEEIDPIGNKLTYKLVSSGINGSKCQYFGLKGPGIAGWCGLSAVAFKDQHGSSFFHDGDKVVFKIDQVKMSDYKSTNAKYWIRIRTATDQVVKYIDASETAKSVEASLTVTEGESRVIAEIFVYADLRNFSAQPGAYVDGAHVYVVRSGSSDYDMLSMSRYRSIKTAAMFWHPCRWNEFEAVQNYDYLIMADDSTLNYIQKIRSLNSSTKVYMYQTSDVIKTYGGAYDSYCCSSPLGYCYVVNKHPEWLYTNGIKSNVFVCSPVFTNSFYAKHYLATYQNQWVNNLMERIGSTNLDGIYIDNLEEVARDPSNTDVPITKPEIKAWDIQSFLHGTVPQLHSAGLQVIKNGCRQFLESGQGIIYMYPFWKPNNAYTESDGYTANSTTNTPNATFQEWAFFSPFTSSVARNNYDNIYWLQCLSDMDAVKNWNTATGEQALSSDQRKMLFVNVRGADSTNDPAYGLDGWLHFGLCSYLLAQNDWTVFSCGIVSSDAAYNYYADMDYSITQSLGDPTGAHTANLGDSYCRWRQYKANDSGGVGGIVVVNANTAAVRKFTVDFDAIDESGNLVPKGTKISLQPHTGRIFLQRQTLSVTLLVSNESVTPGQTVSVTVTYKNTGSAALKNVRVQVVVPDQMTYVAGSAEKTGGHYYSSTNTVVWTVSSILANGSGVRTFRAKVK encoded by the coding sequence ATGATTGATTATGCGACTAAACATGCGGAGGTGCCTGTTATGATACGCCATGCCTTGGTTCCAGTGTTCCTGGTATCGTTGCTTGTGTTTTGCTGCTTTGGTTATTGTGATGGTACACGTCTAGATCTTTTGCAGGGGTGGTCAGACTTCGAGGCTGCAGATATAGTTACCAGATGGGATTCTTCGTATACCGGCACAAGTGCGTATGACTACGTAACAACTTGGCCCGGTTATAGCATTCCGACAGCCAACGATACTGTGGCTATAGGCTGGGAGCGAACTTCAAGCGAGGAAATCGATCCCATAGGCAACAAACTGACATACAAACTTGTATCATCGGGAATTAATGGGTCAAAGTGTCAGTATTTTGGGCTGAAGGGACCTGGAATCGCTGGTTGGTGTGGATTGTCTGCTGTTGCTTTTAAAGACCAACACGGAAGCTCATTTTTTCACGATGGTGACAAGGTTGTCTTCAAAATCGATCAAGTCAAGATGTCCGACTACAAATCCACCAATGCGAAATATTGGATAAGGATACGTACTGCCACTGACCAAGTGGTTAAGTATATCGATGCATCCGAAACGGCCAAGTCGGTCGAGGCATCGCTTACTGTCACCGAAGGGGAATCCAGGGTGATTGCAGAGATATTTGTTTATGCAGATCTAAGAAATTTCTCCGCACAGCCAGGAGCATATGTTGATGGAGCACATGTTTATGTAGTAAGATCGGGCAGCAGCGATTATGACATGCTTTCCATGTCTAGATATAGATCGATCAAAACAGCTGCTATGTTCTGGCACCCGTGTCGTTGGAACGAGTTCGAAGCTGTTCAGAACTATGATTACCTAATAATGGCAGATGATTCGACATTGAATTATATACAAAAGATTAGGTCTCTTAATTCTTCAACCAAGGTTTACATGTATCAAACGAGTGACGTAATAAAAACATACGGCGGCGCATATGATAGCTACTGTTGTAGTTCACCGTTGGGATATTGTTATGTTGTTAATAAGCATCCGGAGTGGTTGTATACAAATGGCATTAAGTCGAACGTTTTTGTTTGCAGCCCGGTATTTACAAATTCATTTTATGCGAAACATTATCTTGCTACTTATCAGAATCAATGGGTAAATAACCTGATGGAACGTATTGGTTCAACCAATCTTGATGGTATATATATAGACAATCTTGAGGAAGTGGCCAGAGATCCCTCGAACACAGATGTTCCCATTACCAAACCGGAGATTAAGGCTTGGGATATCCAGAGCTTTCTTCATGGTACTGTACCGCAACTGCATTCTGCAGGTCTTCAGGTAATTAAAAATGGTTGCAGGCAATTTCTTGAATCGGGTCAGGGAATTATCTATATGTACCCTTTTTGGAAACCGAACAATGCATACACCGAATCTGACGGTTATACGGCTAACAGTACTACCAATACACCTAATGCTACATTCCAAGAATGGGCTTTTTTCTCTCCTTTTACCTCGTCTGTAGCCAGAAACAATTACGACAACATTTACTGGCTGCAGTGTTTGTCGGATATGGATGCAGTAAAAAATTGGAATACAGCTACGGGAGAACAGGCATTATCAAGTGATCAGAGAAAAATGCTGTTCGTAAACGTACGCGGTGCCGATTCAACCAATGATCCTGCGTACGGTCTTGATGGGTGGCTGCACTTTGGCCTGTGCAGTTATCTGCTTGCGCAAAATGATTGGACTGTGTTTTCGTGCGGCATTGTATCTTCTGATGCAGCATACAATTACTACGCCGACATGGATTACTCAATCACCCAGAGTCTCGGTGACCCTACTGGCGCACATACTGCAAATTTGGGTGATTCCTACTGCCGATGGCGACAGTACAAGGCTAACGACAGTGGAGGAGTAGGAGGAATTGTTGTTGTCAACGCAAACACTGCTGCAGTGCGAAAATTTACGGTTGATTTTGATGCGATTGACGAGTCCGGAAATTTAGTACCGAAAGGGACCAAGATCAGCCTACAACCACATACAGGTCGGATTTTCCTGCAGCGTCAGACATTGAGTGTTACACTTTTGGTTTCAAACGAAAGTGTAACTCCCGGTCAGACGGTTAGCGTTACTGTAACGTACAAAAATACAGGCAGTGCCGCGCTCAAGAATGTTAGAGTTCAGGTTGTTGTTCCTGATCAGATGACATATGTTGCAGGAAGCGCTGAGAAGACCGGTGGGCATTACTATTCCTCTACAAACACTGTTGTCTGGACAGTGTCGTCTATCCTTGCCAATGGGAGTGGGGTTCGGACGTTTCGTGCAAAGGTAAAATGA
- a CDS encoding O-antigen ligase family protein — protein sequence MNIAHRVKNMLNGSKFNLLPKQSLPYLRRSAALVWRKFWRALIIISGLLLFVGAQLLLARGINNWSSYWYLIILAGVAILSIIIAAKNSAFMLATWLVLVPWTWYFPLKPHKYYLQFDLLIMALLTMIAIPKFLVYRQKIARPTITEILLILSVLWCNVWPLIRLGTGSAKPHAAILQLILVPGIIYFLAKVTLENEKQIKLMIGAICVIGLLWTVSGFYEHYTGYQWHSAITGNPVLLKWQDVARGRAVGPSDSQVAPGTVLCAGLLAFLHVMSFVKKKWILVCGYIVVACISIAVFFTYTRTSYGGYAVGLIVAFLISKGRRRQYSIMLTAIAIIALFTIPKLMLDPEFNVRMSDPENYYGRVAMTRTLINMIDDNFWLGIGDFRNENYTAVMEKYVSSWEHPRLGEDKKLAFPDNNYLLVFAVNGVFGFIFHFGAILAFIVAISRLRNELPTEGLLGHNLASVTLAYSAVVLIAMTVTQLQSQPYLYYLMFVMYAMVFRAKELQDTKQSQSADTVSVPALAEAAKQES from the coding sequence ATGAACATTGCACACAGAGTAAAAAATATGCTGAATGGAAGCAAATTTAACCTGTTGCCCAAGCAATCTTTACCTTACCTTAGAAGATCAGCCGCCTTGGTTTGGCGCAAGTTTTGGCGTGCATTGATAATTATATCGGGTCTGTTGCTATTTGTTGGAGCACAGTTATTACTGGCACGAGGGATTAATAATTGGAGCAGTTACTGGTACTTAATTATACTTGCAGGAGTCGCCATTTTATCCATTATTATTGCGGCAAAGAATTCGGCTTTTATGCTTGCTACATGGCTCGTGCTTGTACCATGGACTTGGTATTTTCCACTAAAGCCGCATAAATACTATCTGCAGTTCGATCTTCTGATTATGGCATTGCTGACTATGATCGCCATCCCAAAATTTTTAGTTTATCGACAGAAAATAGCGCGGCCGACTATTACTGAAATACTGTTGATTTTGTCTGTCTTGTGGTGCAATGTGTGGCCCCTCATCAGACTTGGTACAGGATCAGCGAAACCTCATGCAGCCATCTTGCAATTAATTCTTGTTCCTGGCATCATCTATTTTCTAGCTAAGGTGACGCTTGAAAATGAAAAACAGATAAAACTGATGATTGGAGCAATTTGCGTAATTGGACTCCTATGGACCGTATCCGGATTCTATGAGCACTATACAGGATATCAGTGGCATAGTGCAATAACTGGAAATCCAGTACTTCTGAAGTGGCAAGATGTCGCGCGGGGACGCGCCGTAGGCCCATCTGACAGCCAGGTCGCTCCCGGCACCGTACTTTGTGCTGGACTACTAGCTTTTCTCCATGTAATGAGCTTTGTGAAAAAGAAATGGATTTTAGTATGTGGTTACATAGTTGTCGCCTGCATATCAATAGCCGTGTTCTTTACGTATACCCGTACGTCATACGGCGGATACGCTGTCGGATTGATTGTTGCATTTCTGATCTCAAAAGGCAGACGGCGCCAATATAGCATAATGCTGACAGCAATTGCAATTATCGCTTTATTCACAATACCAAAACTGATGCTCGATCCAGAATTCAATGTTCGAATGTCGGATCCGGAGAATTACTATGGGCGCGTTGCTATGACAAGAACGTTGATAAATATGATTGATGACAACTTCTGGTTGGGTATTGGCGATTTCAGAAACGAAAACTATACTGCCGTAATGGAAAAATACGTAAGTTCGTGGGAACATCCAAGACTTGGGGAAGATAAAAAACTGGCATTTCCCGACAATAATTACCTGCTCGTCTTTGCTGTAAATGGCGTCTTTGGATTCATCTTCCACTTCGGGGCTATACTCGCCTTCATCGTAGCCATCTCCAGACTTAGAAATGAACTGCCCACCGAAGGTTTATTGGGACACAATCTTGCGTCAGTTACATTGGCCTACTCGGCCGTGGTGTTGATTGCTATGACGGTCACACAGCTGCAGTCACAGCCTTACCTCTATTACTTGATGTTCGTCATGTACGCCATGGTATTTCGTGCAAAAGAACTACAAGACACCAAACAAAGTCAAAGTGCAGATACAGTCTCTGTTCCCGCGCTAGCTGAAGCTGCAAAGCAAGAATCTTAA
- a CDS encoding glycosyltransferase family 4 protein, translating to MKVLHIGLDCTHGGAESFLATLIREQRKVGIEADVFFRNDFGAASQFQNVCRVMFVKHNLLVDVLLKEKYDIIHVTSHAASWVRKLLFCSLYRGPIVETSHAMGSCDDLLHADYVIAVSRAVANSIENKCTSKLEVIYNGIDTSIFFPPANKSIQKPILGWVGRSNDGVKDFAGLVAISLHSSARNFQVIVADGSPANHESGNWLPRSAQVNYRMPWTEMPNFYRSIAASGGFLLSTSRLEACPMNMIEAQACGCPVIAPSVGGIPEIVKHMQTGFIYSRDGGVEAIADGIDWLYQDYETVSENAINHVLENHTAAAMCNQYSAIYEDAIKSHRITGLTRFGRMMLRSAMPCVKHVYSAISH from the coding sequence GTGAAAGTACTTCACATAGGGTTGGATTGTACTCATGGCGGCGCTGAAAGCTTTCTTGCTACTCTTATCAGAGAGCAACGCAAGGTGGGAATAGAAGCCGATGTCTTTTTCAGAAATGACTTTGGGGCAGCCAGCCAGTTTCAAAATGTATGCAGAGTGATGTTCGTGAAACATAATCTGTTGGTCGATGTACTGCTGAAAGAGAAGTATGACATTATCCATGTGACCAGTCATGCCGCAAGCTGGGTGCGAAAACTGCTTTTCTGTTCGCTTTACCGCGGTCCTATAGTTGAGACATCTCACGCTATGGGTTCATGTGATGATTTGCTTCATGCCGATTATGTAATAGCCGTGTCTAGAGCTGTTGCGAACAGCATCGAAAATAAGTGTACGAGCAAGCTTGAAGTTATCTACAATGGGATAGACACATCAATCTTTTTTCCCCCAGCTAATAAGTCCATACAAAAGCCAATATTGGGTTGGGTCGGCAGAAGTAATGATGGAGTAAAAGATTTTGCTGGTCTTGTAGCTATTTCGCTGCATTCGTCTGCCCGGAATTTTCAAGTGATAGTTGCTGACGGTTCGCCGGCCAATCACGAATCCGGCAACTGGCTCCCCCGCAGCGCGCAGGTCAATTACCGGATGCCGTGGACAGAAATGCCAAATTTCTACAGATCGATTGCGGCATCTGGTGGATTTCTACTTTCGACCTCCCGGTTGGAGGCTTGTCCGATGAACATGATAGAGGCGCAAGCGTGTGGTTGTCCAGTAATAGCTCCGTCCGTAGGTGGAATACCTGAAATAGTGAAGCATATGCAAACAGGATTTATCTACAGTAGAGATGGAGGCGTGGAAGCGATAGCTGACGGCATTGATTGGCTTTACCAGGATTATGAAACCGTGTCAGAAAACGCGATCAATCACGTTCTAGAAAACCACACGGCGGCGGCAATGTGTAATCAATACAGTGCAATTTATGAAGATGCAATAAAGTCTCACAGAATTACCGGACTCACGAGGTTTGGACGGATGATGCTTCGTTCAGCAATGCCATGTGTAAAACATGTTTACTCAGCTATTTCCCATTAA
- a CDS encoding glycosyltransferase: MCCNLPTTEYLRGVLNGKRIIFVLEMLEMGGAERQALMLARYLKEEIGANVHVVGFNSPGAGARLCEELGIEWSIIPISIQTGRRKRYIAPFVFAFRLRKLKPDVLLSYTVSPNVLCGIAWRWTGAKSCVWNQRDEGTERADRILEWCSVRNTPCFIANSQGGADFLTKVLGAEDRRVSVVHNGIQLPDPLITQTGWREKLGISPSAFTACMVANFRWPKDHATLIRAWRQVIDHISACVDESPVLLFAGRFDGTAETAKALTRELGLDGAVRFLGPVGDISGLLGAVNLGILCSESEGMPNSVLESMSVGLPFVGSDVQGIRDAVGPAGCEYLVTSRDADGLSKMICRFIESPELCAEQGEINAKRIKDEFLPEHMCNRATQIISDSLVAGGNK; the protein is encoded by the coding sequence ATGTGTTGCAATCTACCCACAACTGAATACTTACGAGGCGTGCTCAACGGCAAGAGGATTATATTCGTCCTTGAAATGTTGGAAATGGGCGGTGCTGAGCGGCAGGCGCTTATGCTTGCCAGGTATCTTAAAGAAGAGATTGGTGCCAATGTTCATGTGGTTGGGTTCAACAGTCCTGGAGCCGGGGCAAGGCTTTGCGAAGAGCTTGGGATCGAGTGGAGCATCATTCCTATATCGATTCAAACCGGCAGACGGAAACGCTATATTGCGCCGTTCGTTTTTGCCTTCAGACTGCGTAAACTAAAGCCAGATGTGTTGCTGTCATATACAGTATCACCCAATGTGTTGTGTGGGATTGCCTGGAGATGGACAGGGGCAAAGTCATGTGTCTGGAATCAGCGTGATGAAGGCACTGAGAGAGCAGACAGGATTTTAGAGTGGTGTTCAGTGCGCAATACGCCGTGTTTCATCGCCAATTCTCAGGGTGGTGCCGATTTTCTTACAAAAGTGCTTGGTGCAGAAGACCGGCGTGTATCTGTTGTTCATAATGGCATTCAATTGCCTGATCCACTGATCACCCAAACTGGTTGGCGCGAAAAGCTGGGGATTTCTCCAAGCGCTTTCACCGCGTGTATGGTTGCAAACTTTCGTTGGCCAAAAGACCATGCCACTCTGATCAGAGCATGGCGACAAGTAATTGATCATATCTCTGCCTGTGTAGATGAGTCTCCGGTGCTTCTATTCGCTGGCAGGTTTGATGGCACAGCAGAGACAGCCAAAGCATTGACCAGAGAACTTGGTTTGGATGGTGCTGTTCGCTTTCTCGGGCCTGTGGGTGATATTTCGGGATTGTTGGGTGCTGTTAATCTCGGCATTCTTTGTTCGGAATCAGAAGGCATGCCCAATAGTGTGCTTGAATCTATGTCGGTGGGACTGCCGTTTGTTGGCAGTGATGTGCAGGGGATTCGAGATGCTGTCGGGCCAGCAGGCTGTGAATATTTGGTCACTTCGCGTGATGCCGACGGACTATCAAAAATGATATGTCGCTTTATCGAGTCCCCGGAGCTATGTGCAGAGCAGGGAGAAATAAACGCAAAGCGCATTAAAGACGAATTTTTGCCCGAGCATATGTGCAATAGAGCCACACAGATCATTTCTGACTCTCTGGTCGCTGGAGGAAACAAGTGA
- a CDS encoding glycosyltransferase translates to MVDNLSNLSVPRILFLGINSSGWFFQNLWHLQQKILNLMPGSIIYGPGFQYTNNYVPEIISERFGDCLPDAVFCFITERRLLGEPFDEAHCRRYGLEGDLTVFPRGLKDTKLPKIMWITDFWSCTRDEWDHILLGNGFDFALSTCCPPFGSRAVFDRFFSQRVQEAVRFVPWPHSISTELFRDYGLPKLYDVTLLGLLAEKYYPLRTAMAKAFADERAITYFSNAHPGYDYISSTEALVGEAYAKVLNQSRIFASCTGIYGIAFQKIYEAMASKAVMLCDRPYGAEYLGFIDRENYLVVTENNFIEVAKHYLRYPDELDRISANGRSLVENCHSVDVRAAEFRDTITSLICREEPTGWAELFDDCRRTDRQWLDVRDAVIAKWRIYRTAKRHQNAIMLHLRSTVSRILRRLRHLVGISRSILPINRI, encoded by the coding sequence GTGGTAGACAATCTTTCCAACCTCAGTGTTCCTCGTATCTTGTTCCTGGGGATAAATTCTTCGGGGTGGTTTTTCCAGAATTTATGGCATCTCCAGCAAAAAATTCTGAATCTAATGCCTGGCAGCATCATTTACGGTCCTGGCTTCCAATATACAAACAATTATGTACCTGAGATAATAAGCGAACGCTTTGGAGACTGTCTGCCGGATGCAGTATTTTGTTTCATTACTGAACGTCGTCTACTTGGCGAGCCTTTTGATGAAGCACACTGCCGAAGGTACGGACTTGAAGGTGATCTGACCGTATTTCCTAGAGGCTTGAAAGATACAAAGCTACCTAAGATCATGTGGATCACAGATTTCTGGAGTTGTACACGAGATGAGTGGGACCATATACTCTTGGGTAATGGTTTTGACTTTGCACTTTCGACTTGCTGTCCCCCGTTTGGTTCACGGGCTGTCTTCGACCGGTTTTTCAGCCAGCGGGTTCAGGAGGCAGTTCGCTTTGTTCCGTGGCCGCACAGCATAAGCACAGAACTGTTTAGAGACTATGGGCTGCCAAAGTTATATGATGTTACATTACTCGGACTGCTAGCAGAGAAATATTATCCACTAAGAACAGCAATGGCAAAGGCATTCGCAGATGAACGGGCTATTACGTACTTTAGTAACGCTCATCCTGGCTATGATTATATATCTTCTACTGAGGCTTTGGTTGGAGAAGCATATGCCAAGGTTCTAAACCAGTCTAGGATATTCGCTTCTTGTACTGGTATATATGGGATTGCGTTCCAGAAAATATATGAAGCGATGGCTTCTAAAGCGGTAATGCTCTGTGACAGACCCTATGGTGCGGAATATCTGGGGTTTATCGATCGCGAAAATTACCTTGTTGTGACTGAGAACAATTTTATTGAGGTGGCCAAGCATTATCTTCGTTATCCAGACGAGCTAGATCGGATATCAGCCAATGGACGCTCTTTGGTTGAGAACTGTCATAGTGTAGATGTCCGTGCGGCAGAATTTCGTGACACCATAACGTCTCTAATTTGCAGAGAAGAACCTACCGGTTGGGCGGAACTGTTTGATGATTGCCGAAGAACTGACCGGCAGTGGCTTGACGTGAGAGACGCCGTCATTGCAAAGTGGCGCATATACCGTACTGCAAAAAGGCATCAGAACGCTATAATGCTGCACTTACGCTCAACTGTTTCGCGTATATTACGTAGGTTACGCCATTTGGTTGGAATCAGCAGATCGATACTACCAATCAACCGGATATGA